In one Streptomyces sp. T12 genomic region, the following are encoded:
- a CDS encoding RDD family protein, producing the protein MSSEPPPGSGQQPPEDDPFRKQPPSSEGPGSPYGQQPPYGGPPPPSGGGPYGGDPYGGGGYPTDPLAGMPPLADSGKRTLARIIDMILVGIVVWLLTWGFGVTEYDVDADEVEYGKSFVQSLVAALLFIGYDTFMTVSTGQTLGKKLLNMRVANLDNGATPSVQTALIRAAVLWIPFAFCCACIWTAICGGWSFFDRPYKQGLHDKAAKTVVVSTNT; encoded by the coding sequence ATGAGCAGTGAACCGCCTCCCGGCTCCGGTCAGCAGCCCCCGGAAGACGACCCGTTCAGGAAGCAGCCCCCGTCGTCCGAGGGCCCGGGCTCGCCGTACGGCCAACAGCCGCCGTACGGCGGTCCGCCGCCCCCCTCCGGCGGCGGCCCCTACGGCGGGGACCCGTACGGCGGCGGCGGTTACCCCACCGACCCGCTCGCCGGGATGCCGCCGCTCGCCGACAGCGGCAAGCGCACGCTCGCGCGCATCATCGACATGATCCTGGTCGGCATCGTGGTCTGGCTGCTCACCTGGGGCTTCGGCGTCACCGAGTACGACGTGGACGCCGACGAGGTGGAGTACGGCAAGTCCTTCGTGCAGTCGCTGGTCGCCGCCCTGCTCTTCATCGGCTACGACACCTTCATGACCGTCAGCACGGGGCAGACGCTCGGCAAGAAGCTGCTCAACATGCGGGTGGCCAACCTCGACAACGGGGCCACGCCGTCCGTGCAGACCGCGCTGATCCGGGCGGCGGTGCTGTGGATCCCGTTCGCGTTCTGCTGCGCCTGCATCTGGACCGCGATCTGCGGCGGCTGGAGCTTCTTCGACCGGCCCTACAAGCAGGGCCTGCATGACAAGGCGGCGAAGACGGTGGTGGTCAGCACCAACACCTGA